The DNA sequence CGTGCTGCACCACTCATTATttctaccttctcttctttcgccttttttatttatttatttatgtatttatttattattttttccctctctttctcccttgtGTTAAATATTCGCTCCGAGAACGGAGGAATTTGTGCTATGACTTTACCAATTGGCAGGTCGATCGAAATTAAGTGAATGGGGCTTGGAGACCGTTAGCTCCCACGTGCCGACCTGGTAGGCAACAAATCGCGATTACACAATATCATCATGGTGCCAGCCACGCAGGCACCTGACGAAAGCAATCCTATATAATGCAGGCCGTCGATCTTGTGCTTTTGAGTCCACGACCTCCGCCAGTATTGTGCCTTCCATCATGAAGATCTCGGGCTTTACTTCAGTAGCGCTGGGCCTGGCTGCCTTTGCGGAAGCCTCGTATGTCAACTATACCACAGTAACTGGATATTTCTTGCAGGATGAAGCGACAACCGATCCATCCACGTTTGACTTCGTCAGTACCCAACTTACTTTCCCTTTTACTTTCGTCATAGCTAACCATGAATCAGACAACCACTAACTTCGGTCTGATCAATCGCACGTACCCAACCGACAAGGGACATGGCAACAAGAACAGCCACCGTACCCAATGGGAGCGATTCTACCACCAAGTAGTTGAGTTGAATCGTAAATCAGGCCCCAATGTCGACTACAAAGTCCTATTCCTTGGCCGCCACGGCGAAGGTTGGCACAACGCAGCCGAAGACTACTACGGCACGCCTGCCTGGAACGTGAGTAACAAAAATCGCCTATGACCATGCCGAATCTCCATCTTGCTAACACCAACCAGTGCTATTGGTCCCTCCTGGACGGAAACGGCACTGCTACTTGGCGCGATGCCGAGCTCACTGATGCCGGCGTTAAGCAGGCTCAAGTTGCCCACGATTTCTGGCAAAAAGAGCTAGACACGCAACAGATTCACCCACCGGACAGCTACTTCGTCAGCCCCCTAACCCGCACCCTCCGCACAGCCAACATCACCTTCTCCGGCCTCAGTCTCCCACATAAAAGCACCCCCTTCCGCCCTCTGATCAAAGAGTATCTCCGTGAAGGAATCAGCATCCACACTTGTGATCAACGTCGCAACCGCACATACATCCACGACCTATTCCCTACTTGGCCCATCGAACGCGGTTTCACAGAGATAGACGAGCTCTGGAACGGCGTAACAGCCGAAACCAACGCCGCGCAGGATCTCCGTAGTAAATCTGCCCTGGACTCGATCTTCCAAGCCAACAATTCCGGCCTCTTCGTCTCAGTTACGAGCCATTCGGGCGAAATCAGCTCGATCCTCCGTGTGGTCAAGCATCGTACCTTTAAACTTAACACTGGTGCTGTCATACCCGTTCTCGTGCGCGCCGAGACCGTCCCTGAGGCCCCGACGACGACCTCGGTTTCGTGGACTGCTAGTGCACACTGTACTGCGCCGCCTGTTACGTCTGTCGACTCGTGCGTGTGTCCCTCTACGGCTGTCCCTGTGACGACGCCCTTGGTTACTGTTTCTGTATAAATGAGGTTGCGATGGCTATATACTGCCCAGGAAATGGCGGTTTGTGTATCTATAGATGATGTTCTTGCTATATCTTGTTGCTCAAAAGTGTATACGCAGGTTATAATTgaatgaatatgaatatCGACGTGACATAGGATATCGTAACTTCAATCTCAACTACTGGAATAAGACAAAATTCCACCAAAATGCAAGTGACAAGATGGCAAAAGCACCAATCACCAGGCCAAGATATccaccaaaggaaaaacatCATAGATATGGGCGCACGTGCATAGTCCTTGCAACGGAGTACCTGTTCAAATCAACCTACCAAAAAAGGACAAGCATAGACAAATGGGGAAAATGTATTCAAATTAGAAGCCCCAGAGTATGAACCTGCGTGCAATCTGCATACTATAAACACAAACATtgaaagcatcaacatacGCACCAGCATTCGAAGGGCGCAGAGTCCAATGTCCAACATGAACACTTGAATAGCTGAGTAGAGTTAAGATAATCATAAAATGCTGGGGAAAGTAAACACTGAGACCAGTAGACTGAAACGCCCGCCTAGACCAAACGAAACATGATGAGAAAAAAAGTATCACCACCGTCCTATCTGACCGGCCTTCTATCATTGACATACAAGAAATGCACAACTTCCATACTCGTAACGTGTAAGCCCTATGGAACcaaggaaagagaacataGAAACAAAATCACAACATCATCGGGTATAGCAGAGGgtatagaaagaaaatgcGCAGATTATCATTAGCTGTTATCCTTGAGTAAGGATAGTGTATAGCAGGAAGCGGTATAACAAGGTGCTAGAAAGGGTGGAACGGCAAAACGAgcagaaagggaaaaggggaCATAGAACGTGTTCGATACACAAAGGTCACAATATCCTCGCAACGCCTCTTAAGTCCCATGAACGCCAAGATTCTGGTCAACGCCGGCCATGACTTTCTTATTCGTAGGCTTTTAGTAACCGGACCATCCAAGTGGAGCTCCGGATTGACCTGGCTGTGGATGTCCCGGTTGCATCGGTCCGCCAGGTGTTGGGGCCCAGCCGGGCATGGCACCTCCCGCGCTCATGCCCATGGCAAGGCCTGGCTGCTGTGGTGCTCCTGCCATAAACTGCTGACCACCAGGCCCCTGTGTCGAAGGGTACATGCCTCTTGCAGCTGTCATCGCAGCATATGGGGCCGCAGTGCCGCCTGGAAAGCCCATGGATGCCATCGGCTGTTGTTGAGGTGCCTGCGGATGATGTAATGGGAAAGACTGCGGCATTTGTGGCGCAGGCGGACGGGGTTGGTTCCGCGGAGACTGCGACGGATGTTGTGCGAGAGGTGAAGGCGAGTGTTGTTGCTGTGCATGTAGTTGGGAGGCATACTGTGGTATTCCCACAGCCTGCGGACCCGCGGCGGACAAGGGCGACGGTTGCGGTTGGGGCGGGGGTTGACCCCACATCTGCTGCGGTTGTGACGGGTAACCGTACGGGCCTGAAGGCTGTGGAGTGCCTGCAGATAGAGAAGGATTCGATCGCTGATGCATCAGGTCAGGACGAACCGCAGGCCCTGTCCGGGCGGGCGACTGCCCAACAGGGGGTTGCGGGTGGGCCACCGCTTGCTGCAAGCCGGGCTGACCGGGTATCATCGGAGTTTGATGGGGGAGCATGGCCTGCTGCGGCTGGGTCGTGTTCATCATCGGAGCCGACGCGATTTGAGGAGACTGCAAGGGTTGAGATGCCGACGGAGTCGAATCGAGCTGCCCAGGCTGCGACTGAGCCGCGGACGCTGGAATCTCGCGCTGCTTGGAATAGAAATCCTCCAAGCCTTTCTGGCGATAGCTGCGCTGGGAACTCAGGATTTTATTAAAGTCGGCGGTGTGAGAGGCCTGATTCAGAATCTCAGCCGCCGAACTGGGTTGTGTCCGGTCTTGGTACGGCTGACCAGTCAACTCTTGGCGGGTCCTAGGCATGCTGTTGTACTCTCTCAGTCGCGGATCGTCCGTTGTGGTGGCCATATGGATCATCGGCAGCGGCGCAAGAGAAACGGACGATGGTGGACCCATAGGTAAGCTGTTGGGCATAGCCTCAAGTGCATTGCTATAGATGACATCGCCATGGGCCAGGGCTGGCAGGAGGCTGGCAGCACTCGCCGCTTCCGCAGCGGCTGCATCGCGAGCTTTGGCCCCTCCGGGGCGTTTCTCGCCCGCCAGGTCGTCTTCGGTGAAGCCCTGTTTCCGGGCCTTGCCCTCCCAATAATCATCACGCACTCGCCGTCCGTTCACAATTACTCGACTGCCAAACTGACGGAACATCGATCTTGCGGTCACAATGGCAATTTGACGTGACCGGTAGGAATATGGAAGGATGTCTTGCTGAATCAAATCATCTTTTTCGATCTGCGTGGCGATAATCTTGTGCAGAGATCGATTTTTGTTGAACAACAGATATGAGTCGCGGTACCCAAGTACACGTGCACATTCGGTTGCTAGCATGAAAAGCTTCGTTCCGCGGTGAGGCACACGGAACGTGCGACATTTGTACTCCCGGTTGCCTGTAAGATAACCCATGGcattgaccttcttctcaccaGCTTCATCGAATTCCTTCGGGATGTACTCGTCGCCCTCCTCGTTCAGTTGATCAGTCGTGTGATCGCGGACGGTCGGGAGTGCCTTGACCAGGGTGGACTTGGTCGGGGTGGTCTTGTCCGGAGGCGATGCTTGGGGAGGCGACACGTTGACACCCGCCTGGTGAGGGAGGGGCTGTGCTTGCATTCGTGGGGTTTGCATATGAATATTAGTCGCTTGATCGCCAATAGCCGTGGTAGAGGGGCGTGGGGTCTTTGGAGGGCGCCCACGCTTTCGACGGCCATGTTCGTCCGCACCTGCTGGCAGATGGTCGGATGGACCTCACGTTAGTCGACATGGAACTCAATAAAGATGACATAGGGGAAAGCGTGCACGCGTTAAATCAATAAAACAACAAATAGTGGTTAAATGAGACGAAGCGGCTCGAGAGTGTCTTATACGGTGTCTAAGCAAACCGTATGATAACTCGCGACGCGCACATACCGTCGTCATGATCTCCATCAGCGCGGAACAATCCGCGCTGATCTGGAGTCCGACTCCGCTTGATCCCGCGAGGAGCGGTGTTTGCGCTCGTACCAAACGAGGGTGTTGGTAGAATAACTGCGACTAGCAAAAGGCCGTCAGTTTGGAGGTCGTCGCGATGGACAGACACATAGATATGTAAAAACTCGTAATGACCTCCATGAACGGCGATGGCAGTACCCCATTGTAATCAGCCGCAATAAGCGATTCAACATGGGTATTGTATGAACAAAAATAGCTCAACGGCATGGCGGGATACACCCAGTTggaaaagaattaaaatTGGAGGGAGAAAGGTGGAATGTGAACGAGGCAAGGTGAggggaacaaaagaaacaactaagaacaagaaagaagaaagcaaagggaCAACATACCGCTGTTGGTATTCAAAGCAGCGGGATTAATAGTTCCCGAACCATCGACAAGGTCGCCTCCGATCCCATTCATGGGAGCAGAGACGGAGGAATGAGAGGTGCCATACATGGCGGGCCAAGGAGGACGGAAAGAGGTTGAAGAGCCGTCGCAAGGCCGCAAGGCGCGTCAAGGGAACGCGAAAGGTGTCAACACCAAAACGGGTGAGATGACGACTGAGTGGGCTACTGCAGCGAGACAAGACAGCAGAGCAGCTGTAACGATGC is a window from the Aspergillus oryzae RIB40 DNA, chromosome 6 genome containing:
- a CDS encoding uncharacterized protein (predicted protein) — protein: MPNLHLANTNQCYWSLLDGNGTATWRDAELTDAGVKQAQVAHDFWQKELDTQQIHPPDSYFVSPLTRTLRTANITFSGLSLPHKSTPFRPLIKEYLREGISIHTCDQRRNRTYIHDLFPTWPIERGFTEIDELWNGVTAETNAAQDLRSKSALDSIFQANNSGLFVSVTSHSGEISSILRVVKHRTFKLNTGAVIPVLVRAETVPEAPTTTSVSWTASAHCTAPPVTSVDSCVCPSTAVPVTTPLVTVSV
- a CDS encoding putative nuclear localization protein (predicted protein); translation: MNGIGGDLVDGSGTINPAALNTNSGPSDHLPAGADEHGRRKRGRPPKTPRPSTTAIGDQATNIHMQTPRMQAQPLPHQAGVNVSPPQASPPDKTTPTKSTLVKALPTVRDHTTDQLNEEGDEYIPKEFDEAGEKKVNAMGYLTGNREYKCRTFRVPHRGTKLFMLATECARVLGYRDSYLLFNKNRSLHKIIATQIEKDDLIQQDILPYSYRSRQIAIVTARSMFRQFGSRVIVNGRRVRDDYWEGKARKQGFTEDDLAGEKRPGGAKARDAAAAEAASAASLLPALAHGDVIYSNALEAMPNSLPMGPPSSVSLAPLPMIHMATTTDDPRLREYNSMPRTRQELTGQPYQDRTQPSSAAEILNQASHTADFNKILSSQRSYRQKGLEDFYSKQREIPASAAQSQPGQLDSTPSASQPLQSPQIASAPMMNTTQPQQAMLPHQTPMIPGQPGLQQAVAHPQPPVGQSPARTGPAVRPDLMHQRSNPSLSAGTPQPSGPYGYPSQPQQMWGQPPPQPQPSPLSAAGPQAVGIPQYASQLHAQQQHSPSPLAQHPSQSPRNQPRPPAPQMPQSFPLHHPQAPQQQPMASMGFPGGTAAPYAAMTAARGMYPSTQGPGGQQFMAGAPQQPGLAMGMSAGGAMPGWAPTPGGPMQPGHPQPGQSGAPLGWSGY